One window of the Salvia miltiorrhiza cultivar Shanhuang (shh) chromosome 6, IMPLAD_Smil_shh, whole genome shotgun sequence genome contains the following:
- the LOC130990348 gene encoding uncharacterized protein LOC130990348, with protein MAMVSKTRNMLEGLVKEGSFKWLTKRQSVFDEDIEDMERSPSAGKNWLPELSLTANVVVRRCSKILGLSLCQLRENFDAEASDFLKHQSSFARNFLEYCCFLALAWSIHVNGYLDDKKFRRLTFDMMVAWEFPETSSEPYLHVDDDVTVGIEAFSRIAPAVPVVADVVVSDKIFEVLAASSSNRLHFSVYDKYLIRLERAIRRFQSQSESSLLSSIRSGRREKILEVDGTVTTQPVLEHVGTSIWPGRLTLTDHALYFEALCVVSYDKAKSYDLADDLQQVVKPELTGPWGTRLFDKAVFYKSSVLSEPIVVEFPELKGHTRRDYWLAIIREVLYAHRFVLKFRISGLERDEVLLKAIFGIMRVQALKEMSFTLPLCFSSLLMFNVCDQLPLGDLILEKLVDTLAKGKMDKKNAGTPGNGVYSGSALSLASNLGFVIGKSVGLVNGSEPVVGEIAVGEMTPLEKAVKQARSSYENVVLAQATVDGVKVDGIDTNLAVMKEVLSPLTEIWNWLVFLFSWEEPSKSLAFCLVFTGIICKGWMSYAFATLFIFFAVFMLLTRYFGQGMPVDELKVTAPPTMNTMEQLLAVQNSISQAEELIQDGNILLLKCRALLLSIYPQATERVAIAFLVLALLLALLPVRYIFLLAFLEMFTRYSPLRRSSTERWMRRLRDWWFSIPAAPVILKRVNQDKKKR; from the exons AATCCTTGGCCTTTCTTTGTGCCAACTTCGAGAAAACTTTGATGCAGAGGCTTCTGATTTTTTAAAGCATCAATCAAGCTTTGCAAGGAACTTTTTGGAATATTGTTGCTTCTTGGCTCTTGCCTGGTCGATACATGTAAATGGTTATCTGGATGACAAGAAGTTTCGACGTCTCACATTTGATATGATGGTTGCTTGGGAGTTTCCTGAAACTTCCAGTGAACCATATCTACAC GTGGATGATGATGTCACAGTTGGAATTGAGGCTTTTTCTAGGATTGCTCCAGCAGTTCCTGTTGTTGCTGATGTGGTTGTAAGTGATAAAATTTTTGAAGTGCTTGCAGCTTCATCAAGTAATCGGCTTCATTTCTCAGTTTATGACAAGTACCTCATTCGGTTGGAAAG GGCAATAAGAAGGTTTCAGTCCCAATCTGAGTCATCTCTCCTGTCCTCCATACGTTCTGGAAGACGGGAAAAAATCCTAGAAGTTGATGGAACTGTTACAACTCAGCCTGTTCTTGAGCATGTGGGTACTTCGATTTGGCCTG GCCGGTTGACTTTGACTGACCATGCTCTATACTTTGAAGCTCTTTGTGTTGTCTCTTATGATAAAGCAAAGTCATACGACCTTGCTGATGATTTGCAGCAAGTTGTTAAACCTGAGCTTACAGGGCCGTGGGGGACCAGGCTTTTTGACAAAGCGGTCTTCTATAAATCAAGTGTGCT ATCGGAACCTATTGTGGTGGAATTTCCAGAGCTCAAAGGTCACACACGTCGTGACTATTGGTTAGCTATTATTCGTGAGGTTCTCTATGCCCATAGATTTGTGTTGAAGTTCCGGATCAGTGGCCTTGAGCGAGACGAAGTGCTTCTGAAAGCCATATTTGGGATTATGCGAGTTCAAGCCCTTAAAGAAATGAGTTTCACACTCCCTCTTTGCTTCAGTTCTCTTCTAATGTTCAATGTGTGTGATCAGCTTCCACTTGGGGACCTGATTCTTGAAAAACTTGTGGACACATTGGCCAAGGGTAAGATGGATAAAAAGAATGCAGGAACACCTGGAAATGGGGTTTACTCAGGCTCTGCTTTATCTCTTGCTTCTAATTTGGGGTTTGTTATTGGGAAAAGTGTTGGATTGGTTAACGGCAGTGAACCAGTGGTTGGTGAAATTGCTGTTGGGGAGATGACGCCTTTGGAAAAAGCTGTTAAGCAAGCTAGAAGTAGCTATGAGAATGTAGTGCTTGCTCAAGCTACCGTTGATGGAGTTAAAGTTGATGGAATCGACACCAACTTAGCTGTGATGAAG GAAGTACTTTCTCCCTTGACAGAAATCTGGAATTGGCTTGTTTTCTTGTTCTCCTGGGAAGAACCTTCCAAATCTCTGGCCTTCTGTTTGGTCTTCACCGGTATTATCTGCAA AGGGTGGATGAGCTATGCTTTTGCAACACTGTTCATCTTTTTTGCAGTATTCATGTTGCTTACACGTTATTTTGGGCAAGGAATGCCTGTTGATGAACTGAAGGTAACAGCTCCACCTACGATGAATACTATGGAGCAGCTTCTGGCTGTGCAAAATAGCATATCCCAAGCTGAAGAGCTAATACAGGATGGAAATATACTTCTTTTAAAATGCCGTGCCTTACTACTGTCCATTTACCCACAG GCTACTGAGAGAGTCGCTATCgcatttctggttctggccttGCTTCTTGCTCTTCTACCGGTTCGATATATTTTCTTGTTGGCTTTCTTGGAGATGTTTACCAGATATTCACCGCTGAGAAGATCGAGCACGGAAAGATGGATGAGAAGGTTAAGGGATTGGTGGTTTAGCATACCTGCAGCCCCGGTAATTCTGAAACGAGTCAACCAAGACAAGAAAAAACGGTGa